The segment TTACTACTCCTTAATCGATAAGGTATACCAAATGAACAATCTGCACGAAGCGTGGCTATCGGTGAAGAAGAATCAAGGAAGTGGCGGTGTGGACGGCGTAAACACCCTAATGTACGAAAAGAATCTGCACATAAACCTAAGGGAACTTCAGAGGTTATTGCAGCAGGGTCGGTAACTACCCGATCCGGTGCGCAGACGTTATATCGAGAAGGGGAATGGGAAATTAAGACCGCTAGGCATTCCCACGGTCCGGGATCGGATCTGTCAGCAAGCCGTCCGTCAAATCATTGAGCCTATCTTCGAAGAGGAATTTTACTATTATAGCTTTGGTTTTCGGGCAGGATACTCGGCACATCAAGCCATACGGACCATTCGGAGAGCCAAACGAAACGGATATGAACATGTGGTAGACCTGGATATTGTATCTTTCTTCGATGAAATTCCACACGAAGGACTCATGGAGAAGGTGCGAGAGAGAATCACCGATGGAAAAGTGCTGACGCTCATTCGCGATTGGCTAACGGCGGGAATCATGGAAGATGATCAGTTCCATGAAACAGAAATCGGGTCTCCTCAGGGTGGAGTGATCTCGCCGCTCTTGGCGAACATCTATCTGAATACGTTTGACTGGGGAATGAAGGAGCAGGGATTTGCTGTAGTAAGGTATGCGGACGATGCGGTGATCCTATGCAAGACTAAGGAGCAGGCAAAGACGGCATATCTGGCGGCAAAGAAGATACTGGAAGAAGACCTGCGTCTACGGATGCATCCGGAGAAAACAAAGGTTGTGGATTTTGATGAAGGATTTCGTTTTCTGGGTTTCGACTTGAAGAGGGAATATGTGACCTTGCCGGACGCGAAATTGAAGAAATATAAAGAGAAAGTGCGAAACGCGACCCGCAGGCAACAAGGAAACAACCTAGACGGAATACTCAAGAAATTAAATGGAATTGTCCGAGGCTTTGGAAATTATTTCGGTATAGGAAATGTGAAGAAGAAGTTTGAACGTCTGGATCAATGGATGCGAATGAGGGTGCGAGACTTTATGCGTCACAAGAAATCTACGGTGTCAAACCGGCTGAGTTTAAATAAGGTATTGGAATCAGCGGGAATGGTATTTCTAACAAGCTTACTCACCACACGTTCCTAATTCAGGAGTGAAATAGGCAATCCGGCGACGGATGAAGGAAGCTCACTCCTGAAGATGGGGAACTGACGAAGGAAAGCCGTGTGCGGGAAATCCGCATGCACGGTTTGACGGGGAGTCCGAGGGAGTAATCCCTTGTCTTACCCTACTTTTCAGACCTAATTTTGAACAGGTTTTGTTTTACGAATATATCGTCCTGGAGATACCCCTTCTGACTTCGTAAATTGTTTGGTGAATGAATATATATCCCCGTAACCAAGACTGACGGCTACGTGTTTGATGGGAAGTCCAGACAGCAGCATCATTTTTGCCTGTCTCATTAAATGTTCAGTGTGGTATCGCTTAGGGGAAATTCCCGTAGTCTCTTTAAACAATTTCCGAAAGTTCTCGTAGCCCATATTCACGGCAGATGCCACTTCCTGAATATCAAAGTGAATATCATTGGAGGCACTAATCAGCTCGCAGGCTTTTGTTATTTTACTTTCATTTTCATTGCTATGAGCATTTTGAATGCTGCTGTGTAATCTGATAATCAAATCCTGAGACTTCATTAGCAGGGAAGGAAGACTTTCATCTGTTGCACTTTTCAAGGCTTTCAGCAAGGAAACAAAATCAAAGAAAAAATCATTCGTATGCTGTGTCGATTGGACTTCCTTATCGGAATTAATAATGCCAAGTGTCTGTAAGTATGAATAGACAGGATACCCGATACTGATATAAAACTCGATCCAATTCCCATCTGGTTCAATTGCAGTAGAGTGCAAACGTTCAGGTAGACGTTGAACCAAATCGCCTGCTTGCATAGGAGTAACAGTACCGTCCGCAGAAATAAACGTTCCACTGCCTTGCAATACTACAAAACAGCTGTAATATCCTATCTTGAAATCATATTGAGAACGCTCTGCTGATCTTTTCCGCATAAAGCCGCAAGATAAAATACCCTGATTAAAATCTTTGCCGATACACCGGTAGATTACATCATTTTCATTAATGTCTTCAAAATTCATGTATTCACACTCCTGCCAAAATGGATAAATGAAATACCATAATCAACATTTAATATAAGGAATTTTCCTTATATTATAAGGTTATCTACATTGAAAGATCAACCAATTAGAACAATCGATGGGAGTGTTATTTAAGCCTATGAAGCTAAGCAGAGATTGGGAAAATCAATATGTTACTCAAAAAAAACGTTATCCCATGCATGAGCCCTACGGAGTATACGAAACCGTTGAACAGGCTTTAAGCGGAGACCGGAGAAAGTCTAAATACGTAAAAAGCCTGAATGGAATATGGAAGTTTAAATGCTTTGGATCTCCCGATGAAGTAACGGATGAATTCTATAGTCCTGAACATGATGTTTCCGATTGGGATCATATTCCGGTTCCTTCCCATTGGGAGCTTTCGGGGTATGGAAAACCTGTATACACCAATATGTTGTATCCCTTTGTTCAAAAAGGGGAGGGTTCACATCATGAGATTCAACTCAAGCCTAATGAATACATTTTGAATCCGCCTCATGTGCCGGAGAGTAATCTTACCGGTTGTTACGTCCTAACGTTTGAAATTGACGAACATTTTTACGAAAGGGATATATTTATTGATTTTGGAGGTGTAGAATCGTGTTTTTATCTTTGGTTAAACGGCAAGCTGGTTGGTTATTCTCAGGACAGCAAGCTTAACGCTTCTTTTGAGATCACGGATTACATTCAAAAGGGACAAAACCGTATAGCTGTTCAGGTGATGCGGTTTGGAGCCGGTACTTATCTGGAGGATCAGGATTACTGGCATCTCTCGGGAATCTACCGGGATGTTCTCATTTATGCAAAACCACAGATGCGCATCCATGATTATAAGATCGAAACCCTCTTTTCCGGTAATTACAGCAATGCCGAATTATCTGTGAAGGTTGTACCTAACAATCAAGTGAATGGTTATGGTGATGCGCATGTGCGGTTGTCCCTGTATGATAGCGATCAGCAATTGGTGACTGCGTTTGAAACGCCAAAGTTTGCGGACTTTGCATTCTACCTGCAAGAAAAATATGTAGCAAAGGTTACGAAAACCATTTCAAATCCTCACTTGTGGAGCGACGAAAATCCGTATCTCTATAAATTGGTGTTAGAAATGATTGATTGTTCTGGAAATGTGGTTGATATTGAGAGCGCGAATGTCGGCTTCCGTGAAGTGAAGATCGATCGCAAAGGGGTCCTGAGAATTAATGGGAAGCGTCTCATTATACGGGGAACCAATCTTCACGCCTTTTGTCCTGAAACGGGACGAGTCGTAACAACAGAATATATGCGTGAGCAAATCAAGGTCATGAAATCGCTGAATATCAATGCGGTAAGAACAAGTCACTATCCGCACGCCATCGAATGGTATGACCTGTGTGATGAACTGGGCATTTACCTGGTGGATGAAGCGAATATTGAAACACACGGTCTTGGCGGTCAATTAAGCGCATCCCCCGAATGGACAAATGCGTATATGGAACGGGCTACACGGATGGTTCTTAGAGATAAAAATCATCCATCCATTATTCTCTGGTCTC is part of the Paenibacillus sp. FSL M7-0420 genome and harbors:
- the ltrA gene encoding group II intron reverse transcriptase/maturase, with product MRRRYIEKGNGKLRPLGIPTVRDRICQQAVRQIIEPIFEEEFYYYSFGFRAGYSAHQAIRTIRRAKRNGYEHVVDLDIVSFFDEIPHEGLMEKVRERITDGKVLTLIRDWLTAGIMEDDQFHETEIGSPQGGVISPLLANIYLNTFDWGMKEQGFAVVRYADDAVILCKTKEQAKTAYLAAKKILEEDLRLRMHPEKTKVVDFDEGFRFLGFDLKREYVTLPDAKLKKYKEKVRNATRRQQGNNLDGILKKLNGIVRGFGNYFGIGNVKKKFERLDQWMRMRVRDFMRHKKSTVSNRLSLNKVLESAGMVFLTSLLTTRS
- a CDS encoding helix-turn-helix domain-containing protein, encoding MNFEDINENDVIYRCIGKDFNQGILSCGFMRKRSAERSQYDFKIGYYSCFVVLQGSGTFISADGTVTPMQAGDLVQRLPERLHSTAIEPDGNWIEFYISIGYPVYSYLQTLGIINSDKEVQSTQHTNDFFFDFVSLLKALKSATDESLPSLLMKSQDLIIRLHSSIQNAHSNENESKITKACELISASNDIHFDIQEVASAVNMGYENFRKLFKETTGISPKRYHTEHLMRQAKMMLLSGLPIKHVAVSLGYGDIYSFTKQFTKSEGVSPGRYIRKTKPVQN